In a genomic window of Cydia fagiglandana chromosome 8, ilCydFagi1.1, whole genome shotgun sequence:
- the LOC134666816 gene encoding probable U3 small nucleolar RNA-associated protein 11, which yields MSSWKKAAKAHQKTHRERHQPEARKHLGLLEKKTDYKKRAKDYHDKGKTLKLLRKRTLDKNPDEFYFHMINSRVKNGEHHELVKEEENSAEQEKLMQSQDVKYINMKRVMESRRIARLQSELHMTDIAEATNNTHTFFVESDEEKDFDLAKRLDTHPALLGRKTNRPRLADLDKIQLPDVDEEAIAKLKKSKEKVYKELSKRIDREKELTVIQQKMEIKKHVQGAGKVKPKRVKKGSKQRAPVYEFTYVRKK from the exons ATGTCATCTTGGAAAAAGGCCGCTAAGGCCCACCAGAAGACCCACAGGGAGCGCCATCAGCCGGAGGCTAGGAAGCACCTAGGTTTACTCGAGAAGAAAACTGACTACAAGAAGCGAGCTAAAGATTATCATGACAAGGGCAAAACGCTTAAATTGTTGCGAAAAAGGACTCTGGATAAGAATCCTGATGAGTTCTACTTTCATATGATCAACTCTAGGGTCAAAAATGGG GAGCACCATGAGTTGGTAAAGGAAGAGGAAAACTCGGCCGAGCAGGAGAAACTGATGCAGAGTCAAGATGTCAAGTACATCAACATGAAACGTGTCATGGAGAGCCGCAGGATTGCCCGCTTGCAG TCAGAGCTGCACATGACCGACATAGCCGAGGCCACAAACAACACGCACACATTCTTCGTAGAGTCGGATGAGGAGAAAGACTTCGACTTGGCCAAGCGGCTGGATACACACCCCGCGCTGCTGGGTCGTAAGACCAACCGGCCACGGCTCGCGGACTTGGATAAAATACAACTGCCTGATGTGGATGAGGAG gcaaTTGCGAAACTAAAGAAAAGCAAAGAAAAAGTATACAAAGAACTGTCTAAAAGAATAGACAGAGAGAAAGAGCTGACAGTAATCCAGCAGAAAATGGAAATCAAGAAACACGTGCAAGGGGCCGGCAAGGTCAAGCCCAAGCGGGTCAAGAAGGGGTCCAAGCAGAGAGCCCCGGTTTACGAGTTTACGTATGTGaggaaaaaataa